A single region of the Oscillospiraceae bacterium genome encodes:
- a CDS encoding LuxR C-terminal-related transcriptional regulator, which translates to MQTGKKAIYAYLCFWIFWIMFCVRYAFTLGLVGPNGDAPVLTTALFVSVFCLSIPAVLFLFDFKKQLNFLIKAAVIFSAAGLFLLSFLIIIPDWISAVPLALGSGILTAGFLYLFAYGLERRGQLIMITVFLAAKPVFSFAALMFSDHLGKNWYLVSAGLMLACIFICGLFLKRGDFEKKVNRSVSISNGKMVLIYALFALVVLERMNGVFKLYGGHDAAPLNYDMYFMGCMIAAALSWWLFVHKKLSPVYAFIAFAAASILHFALSIAAVNGVLINTDLDMIFFGIADIVYVFLFLTAAGFSVSQKGKGVFIGFVCVFGLALLAGFGISYLLFAQFKELNALVYSLISLALVAASLLFAPIFFKIKQNENASIKEASENHINSLLTSRENEVVQLLLQGYSNQQIAQTLFIAPSTVKVYCRSIYEKLNIHSRSELLVLYMNPAEKS; encoded by the coding sequence ATGCAGACCGGGAAAAAAGCGATATATGCCTACCTATGCTTCTGGATTTTTTGGATCATGTTCTGTGTGCGCTATGCCTTCACGTTAGGACTGGTCGGTCCGAACGGTGATGCGCCTGTGCTGACAACCGCATTATTCGTCTCGGTGTTTTGTCTTTCCATTCCGGCGGTTCTATTCCTTTTTGATTTTAAAAAGCAACTCAATTTCTTGATTAAGGCGGCAGTGATTTTTTCAGCCGCTGGATTGTTTTTATTGTCGTTTTTAATAATCATACCCGATTGGATTTCGGCGGTACCACTGGCGTTGGGTTCGGGGATTCTGACAGCCGGTTTTTTATATCTGTTTGCTTACGGGCTGGAGCGTCGCGGGCAACTGATTATGATCACGGTTTTTCTTGCGGCAAAACCCGTGTTTTCGTTTGCCGCCCTGATGTTTTCCGATCATTTGGGAAAGAACTGGTATCTCGTGTCCGCCGGATTAATGTTGGCATGCATCTTCATCTGCGGTCTGTTCTTAAAACGAGGCGATTTCGAGAAAAAGGTAAACCGGTCCGTGAGTATTTCAAACGGAAAAATGGTTTTGATTTATGCGCTGTTTGCACTCGTGGTGTTGGAACGGATGAACGGCGTTTTCAAATTGTACGGTGGGCATGATGCGGCGCCCCTCAATTATGACATGTATTTTATGGGCTGTATGATTGCCGCCGCGTTGTCATGGTGGTTGTTCGTACATAAAAAATTATCACCGGTTTATGCATTTATTGCGTTTGCCGCCGCGTCTATTCTGCATTTTGCACTTTCGATCGCCGCGGTCAACGGAGTTTTAATAAACACGGATTTGGACATGATCTTTTTTGGAATTGCAGATATCGTCTATGTTTTCCTGTTTCTCACTGCGGCGGGATTCAGCGTTTCACAGAAAGGGAAGGGTGTGTTTATCGGATTTGTCTGCGTCTTCGGGTTGGCGTTGTTAGCCGGATTCGGGATTTCCTATCTTCTGTTTGCTCAATTCAAAGAACTGAACGCATTGGTTTATTCGCTGATCTCACTGGCATTGGTCGCGGCGAGCTTGTTGTTCGCACCGATCTTTTTCAAAATAAAACAAAATGAAAACGCCTCTATAAAGGAGGCGTCTGAAAATCATATTAACAGCCTTTTAACATCTCGGGAAAACGAGGTCGTTCAATTGTTGCTGCAGGGTTATTCCAACCAACAGATTGCACAAACATTGTTTATTGCGCCGTCCACTGTGAAGGTATATTGCCGCAGTATTTATGAAAAGCTCAATATCCACAGCCGTTCGGAACTGCTGGTTTTATATATGAATCCTGCGGAAAAATCATAG